The segment GCATACATAATTCGATGtgatgatttattttatcaTTGACGCATGTTCCTGTGAAAGTCACTCACTACCTACACTTATTACTCGATATTGAGCCGAGACTTTTCCGGTAATAAATGTATAGTATAACCAGCGCTCGCTTCAATAGCCCAATCTCCAACCTTCATCCACCCAGCCGGTATATATCCAAACCCCCAACCCCCCAACCCCTCAaccctccatccatcacaaacCACCCAATCACCCACCCAACCACCAAGCCCAAGCCTTCTCACCCTCCCAGCCTCAAAGCAAAGCAACAAAACATTAAAGATGCAGCATATCCAAACCCCTCTCAAAATTCCccaccccctccccttccacCAAAAAATCCCCAACCTCCATCCACTTCAGCTCActcatctcccatctccactTCCCTAGCAAACTCATCATAAGCGTTCCTCTCCCACACATACCATACGCTTAAAAAACCAgctcatccccatccacaaaccacaaacccCAATCCAAACCTTCACATTCCCCCTACACCCTAGCAAGAtaatcctcctcctcacaCCCCTCTCTCCGCTCCGAGACTCACACCCCTCCCCCAAACAAAcacaaatcttcaaaatccgACATAACCCTCAGCCTAGAAATCTAGTTagtatcttttctttccgaAGAAAACAATCCAAGATGCTAAGAAGCCAGTGCGTCTACTTGGACTTATTGGGCAGCAAGAGTAATTTCTTGACCTGAAACAAATAAAGATAGACTAAGACATACAACATCCTCAACAAAGGTGTTCAACAATCTGTCAATGATACACATCAAGTTAGAACAGCCCACGCCAGATCATTCGCCATCGACATCTCGCAGATTATACATTCAACACTCACTCACTTAACCACTCATTTATAGTTGCTTTCTTCATAATGATTGAATTTAATTCTACCATGTGTAGTACTAACgtacgtatgtatgttaTATAGCAAGTAGCCCAGGCTACTTACATATATTCAGGCATAGACAGAACCATACCGTTCTCAACTCTCATGATCTCGTAATAGCTTTGTAAAAAGAACAAACAACCAATCAAGACAGCCAATAGACAAATGCCACTCCATACCCCAAACCCAGACCCAACCTAAAGCAAGAGATTTCTAGAAAAGCCACCATTTCCCCACCAGCTCCCACCTTGCCCCTCACCACGCGCCACTTTCAATATACCCATCCAACCCATAGTCACCCTCATCATTAAAGTCCAAGATAGACGTGGGAAAAGATGAACAAAATCCCAAATATGACTCCATCCAATAGACAAAACAAGCAGTTGTAAATGCCAAAAAGAGACCAAACAAGCCTGACACTATGCTCAACATCTGCACTAGCAAATGACAAAGTTTAATTTGATAACGCCACACACCCTTTCCGCATTTGTTTCATATATGCTGCAACGACAACATGGACGCCAGAATTCTAAAATGCATGTCGAAGGTACTATACAGTACAGGAATTGATTTTGTATCGTGAATCATTTACAAGCCGGAGACTTTGCGAGTGCTAGCACTGCCAACTCTCCCACTGGTTTTGCGAACTGCCCCAGAAGTTTCTTTATTTCGGAGACTATCGCCACTACGCTTAGGGCTGCCGCGAACTTTTCCAAGTGAGCCACTACCTGATTTGACGGTAGATGGTGTCTTGGGTCTAGCTCCGGAACCAATGTTCTCAACGTCGTAGCTACTGTCATCGATGGATGTATAGATTGTCGTAGTAGTTTGACTTATGGATCTCCCTGACCTCTCGCTTCGGGCTGGAGATCTCGATGATTTACGGGTACGCATCCGGAGTTGCCATTCCTCTTCAGATTCAGTGGTATCAGTTGATGACCGATGAATTGAGATGACTTCCGTTTCATGATGTGTGCTGTCATCTTCGGAGTACGCCGAACCATGACGGCCATATGGATGGTGTCGATCAATTCTGCCTGTTTTTCTTGGTTGACCTGGAGTTGGTGCCGGCAAGTAATCCTCCTGGGCTCCAATGCTGTGACTTCTCTCATTGTCCACTTCACCAAGCGGGGTTCTTTGATTGCCATTTGGAGGAGTCACAACTTGACTCTTGCTTGTGTAATGTCCCTTTCTTGGAGTGACTGGAGCCATATTGGCGagcttctccttcattctgatctCGAATTGCTCTTCAATCCACCACTCTCGGAAAGTTCCTTGGTTAAGGTGAAGCCAATGTTGTTGAGGACCAACGACCATTCCCGGTCTCATGAAGCGCATGTAAGCAATGATCTCGTTGGCAGTGAATCCATATCGGTAGATCAAATATGCTCCAATCAAACATCCCGTTCGTCCAAGTCCAGCTTTGCAATGCACGGCAATGCCCCTCTTCTGAACAGTAATCATCTCATGTGCCAAAGTAATGAACTTTCGAACAACACTCAGTGGTGGACACGTGCCATCGTCAAAGATCATGTCCAAATGTTCAATGCCCAGCGCCGTGAAAAAAGATGGAGAGTATAATTCCGAGTTCAAGCGAACCACTAAGCCAATGTTTCGCGATGTGAAATGCTTCAAAACATTTTTGAAAGGTGTGGGTAAGGTTGGGTGGGTATCCACGTCTTCCAAAGTTGTTGGCAAACTCGCATACagtggagaagaaggaagtatTGGTTGCACCGGGTGATGCTGTGGGGAAGCAAATGCAAGGAAATCGGGGGTCAACCAATTGAAATCACCCTGGTCCACGCGCTCATATCTTTCATATTCCTCGAGATCGAATTGCGGCAAAGCGCAGAACCCTTGCTCCTTTGCGCGCCAGACACCATACACAACGTCTTGAACTGTAATGCCATAATCTGCTTGACTGTATCCTGCATCGCGGAAAGGCATCAAGGGTGGGTCTGCTTGAGCGATTGGCGCAAGCGCGAGATGTGGTGCCCATGATTGGATCAAGACCATATACGTGGCTAGGAGACATGCAGCGTTGGCTCGACCTAAGTCACTCgattagttttttttttcaaccAGCAAACTTTTGTGAAACAGTAGCTTACTACGCGCATCAGCTTTACTCCAGAACACGACAGGTTTGTTCTTATTTTCTGGAGCGCCAAGGATGTCGTGGAATTGAACCGCGAACCTGTAGAGATGGCCAATGTGTAATGGTCCGAAGTCATGGTGAAAGGCATTGTAGAGGAGGGTATCATCAACGGAGAAGTAATGAGGTGGTTCTCTCTTGTCTGAAACGACCGAAGGTCCATCTGCAGCTCTTGCTGACCGCTTTGTCGGAGATCGTCGAGAGCTCTGTTGCTCCGGGTACGGGAAGAGAGTGTCGGGTGAGGGAGGCGTGGTGTAAGATGCCAAATACAATCGGTCTGTGTATGTTAGCCAGTGAAACGGTCTATCCTCTTCCCGAGGATCTTTTGGACCCTTCTTTGCGCTGGCGCCAGGATGAGCATCATTGGGTAGTAAAGTTGCCCACTCGAGCATAGAATTGTAGTCCATGGGATGCATgctatcaataatataatgatacTGGGCCGAAGATGTTCAATGGATCGAGTCGCGCAGTGAAAGATGTTTTGACGATATTGTAAATAAAGTAACATACCTGGGATGTACTCGATGATTTGGCCGTACTTCAATTGGGAGGAAGGAGGCATCGTGGAATCAAGCACACAACGGCACCAAGCTATTCTGGCAGTCGCGAGCTCGAGCTTGTAAATATGAAGGGATGGAAGGTGTATTGATGTTGTAGGCAAGTgcgatggtggtggtgaatACTCGAGGACAAGATGGTGAGATGGTAGCTGGTACGATAGGCGCAAAGtttatattgttattgttgacTTCCCCAATAAAAACAAGTAAACAACTCCCGCGCCAGAGCTGATGTGAAGATGAATATTTTTAGCGGCGAGCGAATAAATAAGGgatctctttccttttcataaaaaaaaaagacgaATGAAGACAGAAGTGTCAATGACAATCCAAAGGAAAAAGTTTAAGTTAAGTAGAAGAAGGATTTCCCCAAATATTGTGAGGAATTCTTATGGATTTGATGTACGAATGTGTATGGTGAATGTTAATGATCAATAACAATTTACTAGTCTGTTTATAGTAATTATCCTGACCCGGCAACGGGCATTTGACCAGCAACATGAACCGGGGTTGTCGGCCAGAATGTTGGATGTCAATAAACCATTTGTTTATGACATGGCGGGTAGATGGGAATTTGGGTGTTGGATATATGTGTGCTTTCCTGGAGGAgtgtgaggttgtgagggTGATGAGGGTGATGAGGTGACGAGGTGATGAAGTGATGAAGTGATGAGGTTGGGAAGTAAAGTAAGTTATAAGGGTTAgttataagatttattatacaattgAAGTTTATCACATATCGTACATCATTCTACTACCACCagacctacctacctatcttTTCTCTATACATCTACCTCTCTATACATCTACCTCTCTACTAtacatccatctatccatctatccatctatccatctatccatctatccatctatccatctatccatctatccatccaccaGCTAAACAGCAtcgacatcaacatcaacaatctcaaaacCCATCGCTCATCTCCCGCCTTTCCCAGCCAGCCgagaatcaatcaaatagacctttttctttttacttttcctttcccccttcactttcttttcttcaacaccCATCATCAGACCTACCTATCACCATCAAGGAGAAAGGAAACTTTCCTCTTCGCTCTcgccaaactccaaactccaaaccaaccaccaaccaccaacctcCCCTCCAAACTTTCTTCAGACACCCCTGCTACGTATTCCTCATCCCGTCTGATCTCATCCCTAcctatccctatccctatcccatcccatctccatcaccgccaaaaaaaaaacaacaacaaccacctCATCCAAAAGCTCAGGGGGGTCTTTTCGTCTATTCTTCTATTctccaaaaaatcaaaacaaaaattccTCCAAacattgtgattgtgattgtgattttattattattattttttatataaatatcgttcaaaaatatctactgtgtatatttcaatatacatCTCATTAACCATCTCCCTCCTTAACAAATCCCAagaatcattcattcatccatccatcaataaaaataaataaaaaaattcgaCAACTTACcgatttccatttccatttccatttccctttcCATACTCATTCATACCCATAAATCATTCCATCACTCACTCGGCTATTTCCTCTTCCTACACGGTGATCGGAATCGAATGGATAATCAATCTACTCTAATCCCTGCACctatgataataataaatttccATCCgtctcccctctcccctctccccctccccctccaaaacTAATAACCAAACCAATAAATACTATGCGCAGCGCAATCTTTTgatcccccctcccccatccaccatccattcACACTCAAGTTAAGCTCAAGTACATAATCGACAATACTTTATACTatccacaatccacaatccacaatccaGCAATCCAGCAATCTcaccccaaaccccaaactccaaacatCACCAAAGATGTCCACCGAACTAGAATTTCCCTGTACACTGTAAgttc is part of the Botrytis cinerea B05.10 chromosome 1, complete sequence genome and harbors:
- the Bccdc14 gene encoding Bccdc14; translated protein: MHPMDYNSMLEWATLLPNDAHPGASAKKGPKDPREEDRPFHWLTYTDRLYLASYTTPPSPDTLFPYPEQQSSRRSPTKRSARAADGPSVVSDKREPPHYFSVDDTLLYNAFHHDFGPLHIGHLYRFAVQFHDILGAPENKNKPVVFWSKADARSRANAACLLATYMVLIQSWAPHLALAPIAQADPPLMPFRDAGYSQADYGITVQDVVYGVWRAKEQGFCALPQFDLEEYERYERVDQGDFNWLTPDFLAFASPQHHPVQPILPSSPLYASLPTTLEDVDTHPTLPTPFKNVLKHFTSRNIGLVVRLNSELYSPSFFTALGIEHLDMIFDDGTCPPLSVVRKFITLAHEMITVQKRGIAVHCKAGLGRTGCLIGAYLIYRYGFTANEIIAYMRFMRPGMVVGPQQHWLHLNQGTFREWWIEEQFEIRMKEKLANMAPVTPRKGHYTSKSQVVTPPNGNQRTPLGEVDNERSHSIGAQEDYLPAPTPGQPRKTGRIDRHHPYGRHGSAYSEDDSTHHETEVISIHRSSTDTTESEEEWQLRMRTRKSSRSPARSERSGRSISQTTTTIYTSIDDSSYDVENIGSGARPKTPSTVKSGSGSLGKVRGSPKRSGDSLRNKETSGAVRKTSGRVGSASTRKVSGL
- the Bccdc14 gene encoding Bccdc14, producing MPPSSQLKYGQIIEYIPDRLYLASYTTPPSPDTLFPYPEQQSSRRSPTKRSARAADGPSVVSDKREPPHYFSVDDTLLYNAFHHDFGPLHIGHLYRFAVQFHDILGAPENKNKPVVFWSKADARSRANAACLLATYMVLIQSWAPHLALAPIAQADPPLMPFRDAGYSQADYGITVQDVVYGVWRAKEQGFCALPQFDLEEYERYERVDQGDFNWLTPDFLAFASPQHHPVQPILPSSPLYASLPTTLEDVDTHPTLPTPFKNVLKHFTSRNIGLVVRLNSELYSPSFFTALGIEHLDMIFDDGTCPPLSVVRKFITLAHEMITVQKRGIAVHCKAGLGRTGCLIGAYLIYRYGFTANEIIAYMRFMRPGMVVGPQQHWLHLNQGTFREWWIEEQFEIRMKEKLANMAPVTPRKGHYTSKSQVVTPPNGNQRTPLGEVDNERSHSIGAQEDYLPAPTPGQPRKTGRIDRHHPYGRHGSAYSEDDSTHHETEVISIHRSSTDTTESEEEWQLRMRTRKSSRSPARSERSGRSISQTTTTIYTSIDDSSYDVENIGSGARPKTPSTVKSGSGSLGKVRGSPKRSGDSLRNKETSGAVRKTSGRVGSASTRKVSGL